A region of the Phaseolus vulgaris cultivar G19833 chromosome 11, P. vulgaris v2.0, whole genome shotgun sequence genome:
atatatatatatatatatatatatttcgcCCATCTTCTCactttagaaagaaaaaagtaCACTTTGTATGAGAAATTGACCATTTACAAAGGTTGAGATTGAGTGGTATTGTTCCCTTCCTCTGAAACCCTAAATCGTTGAATCATTGATGGAACTGACATGGTTGAGTGCCATTCTTGTGGGCGCTGGTTATCTTGCTTTGGGTTACTTCATTGGTTCTCAGTATCCTCCTACTTTCCTCTTCTCACGTAAATTATTGGCCAAACGCAACGATGCTACACTTCTCAACGACACAGACAATAAGAAGAGGAATAGTAAGTCCAAACTCAAAGACCCCCTTCAGATTGAACAACTAGCTGACATTCTCGATGATTTTAAGATGGTACTCAAAATCCCCCCTTTTTTCTCCAAACCCATGTACTCAATCTTAATGGGCTACATAAAAATTGTTCCTTTTTCTGCAGATTCTCGTTGTCAGGAATGATCTTAAAATGGGTAAAGGGAAGATTGCTGCTCAATGCaggtttgtaatttttcaaaatattaacttTGAATATGTTGAGTTTGAGTTGAGACTTCTATTATTCTGGTTGTCTAGTTTGTGGACTGATTTATAGctctctttttttcatttatcttCATCTTCTCATTTCATTTCTATGGGCTTTTATGTTATTGTTATTCAATGAAAATCTGATTAATGGTTCAAACTCACtactttctctgtttttttgGCAGTCATGCAACGTTAGGTCTCTATAAAAAGCTCCTTCATCGAGCACCAAAGGCGTTGAATAGGTACTGCGGTAACCTTGATTTCACTTGAAGGTTAATCTGCATTGTATAATTTCATTCAGAAGTTTTTGTCAAATATCAATGTGCAGGTGGGAGATGTCTGCGCAGCCAAAGGTTGTTGTCAAAATTGAAAGCGAAGAAGATATGCTGGCTTTGCAAGTGAGTGTTGTTTAGGTCAATTTTGTGCATTAGCTAAGTTTTTGTGTAATCTATGTAAAAATTTGTGCTGGGTACTTGGCTGCTATAATGCATCAAGAAAAATGTTAGCTGCACACTGTTTTTGCACTCGATACTATCGgctgaaattttttgaaaaacacGATTTTTGGGTGTCTTCTTATTTTTTGAGTCCCACTCATTATTTTTGTAGTTTCTAATGAGTTTTAACCAATGAAAAAGTGTGTCATAAAGAATTCTCTAAAGAGTGTGTTGTTTGCATTCCTTAATACATTAATCAGTAATTTGATCACAATGTAATTTGATTGGAAACCAATTAACTTTAATTCAACAAAAAAGATGTAAAGTTGCCTATCTTTTAGTTAAGCTTGTAAAAAATTGGTTGCTAGTTTAGGTTTTAAGATTTGACTCTGTTAAAGGGGTGCTCCTTAGAGGATAAATGTGGAGATATAGCTGTTAATCGAAAAGTCAATGGCTAAGATTGTAATAGTAAAACGAACTATTAAATGGTGAAGACCTCAGTTGTTGATTTTTCACTCAGTAGATATTAGTCCACACTTTTGCCCATGAAGTGAACCACATGAAGTAAGTTTGGCAATTACATGAGAAAATATGCAAGACAAGGTCAGCAACTAggattaaaatagaaaatacacATTCTTTTTGACACTTGAACCAGTGAAGTGAGGGAAAAAAATGAGTCAGTGTTTAACTTACTGGAACTGCCTAAAGCCTTTCTTATTGAATGGATCAAACGGCATCAGAGTAAATGATgcattttgtattattttaacatCATTCTAAAAAATCTAGGGTTTTCTATGTTCTTAACTTTTTAACTTGGAAAGGTCAAGTATCTTACCCAAAGGCAACATGGTAAACTTTGTTACAAAGTGCAGTTATCCTGTGAGGACAAATATTGCTAGCTCttcaattttaacaaaaaaggATAGCATAAAAAGGTTTAATATGTTATCTGCAAATATAGTTAGAATCAAGTAGTTATGGACTATGTTGTTTTATCTACTGGTTTTATATAAACTGTGGTgccatttgtttgtgtttttttccTGAGGTAaatattgttatttaatgaaaacatatttataaaaatggtGATATTTTCTTGAcaatatagttttaatttttccttGGAAGCCAGGAAGCAAGAGTAGCTTCTGAAATCactttttaaatgttatatcaTTAAAGCACTTTTTATCAAAGATTATTCAAATGCACCATATACATGACACTATCATCTATTGGTATTATCTTTGTCTATATAATCAATTCCTCTTCTATCAATTGCTTGACTTTCTCCAAAAGTAGACTAAACTTAATTTCTCTGAAGTAGATTAAAACAATTAATCTGGTTTCCATTGTCTTCTTCCATCATTTTCTCTGCGAAGCAATTGCTACATCTTTTTCTTCacatttattattctttttatgCATGGCTACTTTTATCTAAAGCTGGTTttgtttttgtaaaatattGCTTAATGAGTTAGGAAAGGGCTAAATCTCTGAAGTTACCCACCCATATCACAATTGATGCTGGGAGAACACAGATTGCACCAAGTGAGTATTTGAAAATTCCATTAAGTAGTTGCTTATAGATATCGAGTAGCTTGTATCAAGTATCAACTAGCTGTCAAGTAATATGGAATTTTGTAAAAAAGGTTATTTTAAAGACAATAGTTACTCTTGGATTAAGTGAATCTTCTCTTTCTGTCTCACTTTTTGCCATATATCTTGATTAATTGTGTGATATGTGAGACTGTATCTATGGAAGTCATCTATGAAGCTTTGATGCTTGCATTTGCTTCGTGGAATATGTATTTGATATGTATCTGATGGAAACTCTTAGATGCTTCACCAGTATCTCTGAAGTATCcaagttttttgttttttagaaTCTAATGAAGACAGATGAGACACAGATGCTTGTATAAGATAAAAGCATAGAAACATTGCCCCTTGATGAACTCAATGTTGAAGCTATCCGCTTTACCAATGATATTCAAGGACATACGTTTTATTCCTATTTGTAGGCAGTAGGCAATGATTTATGATAAATGGattataattttctattttattacaGTTCAACAACTCCATTTAGATTTTTGGAATTGCAACTATGTATTTATTTTGTGTTATGAATTCTTTTTATGGACATGTATCTTACACATTGCatcatatatattttaagaGTAGTTGTGTTGTGTCAGCTTTGTATTTTAAACATTATCTGGACTGTGTCTATGCATCATAAGAAGCTGTGGACAGTTAGAATTGCGACTAGAGTTTCCCAGCTTCTCACTGAAATGAAATGGTCATCTCATGGTCCTTTTTATATTGAACATCAATTCATACTCGAAAATGTTGGTTCATACTTGCATTCTGACTAGTAGAGTTGCTAAATTGGTTCTTTTGGATTGTCTATAATATGTCTATCTCATGTGAGAAAATATTGTTTGATTTCCATGTTAAATAGTAAAGTTAGATAAATGACTGCCTTTACTTTGGTTATTCGATACAAATTCTACTTGTTTGATCTGTATAATATagttatttgtatatatttaatacatATGGCAgttaatttacatttttttcctttttgttcTAGATTCCAGAACAGTGATGTCAATTCTTGGTAATACTCTTCTCTAGTGAATAAACTTTTTTGGTTATGCATTGTTTTCATACTAGAAGTAGATTGATGTAAGATGATGTTGATGTGCAGGACCCGTTGAAGTAGTAGATGAGGTAACTGGTGGACTTAAACTACTATAGTCTTCTGTTGGATCAACATGGTGCTGTTTATCATGAACCCCGAGTGTTCACGAAGGATAGCAGATCGAACGAATTATGGACCATATCAAGATTTGCCGTGTTCTTTGACTACAAAAGGGTTTACAATTAATCTTTAGTTGACAGGTCTACAAAAAGATTTATGGTTAATCTTTAGTTGacagtgatgatgatgatgataaatttttttcttgtagatCCTTGCCGATAAAAACTGTGGAACCATGTTCTGTTTGTATGAGATATTAATTATATCAGGGTGATTGATGGCCAAGGTTTTATTCATGGTGGTTCCATATTTTTTTGATGGTGGTTCTTGATTGGTTTTGGAAGGTATTTGAATTTCTCAGCCATTGAAATAAAATTCGGATATGCCATTTGGAATAAGAAAATCTTCTCCCATACCAAGGCAATGTTATTGGTATTGAAATGTCATTGGTATTGAAATGTCTCAGCCAAATTAGTAATTGGATTTCACTGCATAATTAGATAATTACACAGAAGAACAATAGTCCAAAACAAAAGATGAACTTCAAATAAACCAAGATAAATCGGACACTTTTACTatacatgaaaaataatataataatttatctttAGAAGGTGTTACCTTCGTCCTGTAATTAATCAATTACTTTTCTTCTGTTGTTCTGTCGCTAATTACTTATATTACATTTTCTCCAGTAGAATTTATGCTACTAACTTTTTATTTCTTcaaatactttttatattttctgaatTATCTTTTATAGCTCGATAATTATAAACCATGTAATCCAAACCATTGGGCCAGGTTAGAACAAGCTTATTTATGGATTTTTTATTCTTGCATTGCATCTCACAAATTTCTCGGATAACCTCCTATTCATTCCAGAACGAGTTTTtagaaatgttaaaaaaaatacagatgaataaaatatgattaaagaaTTAACGGGGTACTCAAAGTTAAGACCTTATTTTGTAAGGTTGGAAGAGGCCTTAAACACGCTCCTACGTTTCACTGATATGCGAAAAAAGGTTCATGGGATTGGGGAAAGAAAATTGGAAGTTAAACAAATAGGAGCATGTTCAGTGGTGGATGAACAAGTTGTGCAGTGGTGGTTAGCACCAATCATAGATTTGAATCTTCACTACTTCAATCGCTTGATGGCCGCTTCAAGATATCCAATTGAATTACTGAATGATTTGTCTTCAGCCAGACTGCAGAGATGATCAATCATAACGTAGCTGGCCCAAACATCACTTAACTgcaatatcaaaataaaaaatggtgatttactacataaaataaaatgctgttttaatatttaatattgagCGAAAAATGAGTCTCCAGACAGAAGCTTCACCTTTTGGACTTTTGTTGGTTGGTAAAATGTTGGTTTTATTTTAAGCATTTTTGTACACAGAGTGACTCAACTTTTCCTCTTTAAGTAATAGAGAACTCCAAAAAAAGTTCTGTCAAACACTACCTACTGTTCATACAGCTATacaattttttgcagttttcatgTTCAAACAGCTAACCAAAATTTGTATCAATTGCTTCATAAGCAGTCTATACTTTAGCAGCACTCTATGTAATCACCGATGATGACAACAAATGTAACTGCTTAGCATTAGAGTGTCATAGCATCTTCAAGTTGCAAGTAAATTGAAAATAGGCCTTGCAACTAGTTTCAATATTTGAACCGGTTCTTCTCTACACTTATCCTTTTGGTAATGATCGTTTTCACGTCTGGAAGGTTCCACTTTGTCCTCTACAGAAAGAATAGTACATAGTTTATATATGATATTTGGAAAATTGTCATTAATTCTTATATAGAACATTTGTTCAACTTTGCAAATATTAACCTTTCACCTGGCATAGAGATTATTTATGCAGACACTTCAACGTTTTCAGGCTTTAGAAACCACTTGCTTCAAGCACCAACCTCATTTCCAGATAACTGAACCTCAGCAGATTCTATATATTTTGCCTTGCTTCACCCTTCTCTGAGCCCGCCATTACTGCAACAACCATAATACAGGTTTTAAACCTTTGTTTTGTGCGTGTTATACCACAATTTAACTAGTGCTCTTATCTTCACCCTTCTGCAATTCTCGTAAATTTTGTCTTGGCGTCATCCCTCTCCTCAACATATCATCACGCAATTCAAATGCCTTGTCGAGCTCTCCATTAACGCAACAGCCATATATTAGCAAGTTGTATGCAACCAAATCTGGTTTTAGACCTTTCTTTAACATGGTATCCCATAATTTAACAGCTGCCCCTACATTGCCACTTCTGCAATACTCATAAATTAATGTTGAATAGGTAACACAGTCAGGGAAAATACCATTTTCAGTCATTTCAGAAAGAACTTCAGTGGCTTCATGAAATCTACCCAGTCTGCAGAAGCCTCGGATAATAATGTTGTATGTTACAGTGTTTGCTAAAAGCCCTTTAAGCATTGCATGGTGAAGCCCTGTAGCTTCCTTCATATACCCCTCCTTCGTAAGATTGTCAAGAAAACAGCCATACGTGATTGAATTGGGAGGGACATTTGCAGCCTGCATCTTTTTAAAAAGAAGACCTGCTCTGTCGATTTCTCCTGCTTTGCATAAACCATTCATCAAAGCAGTATAAGTCACGACATTAGGAAAGCATTCCTCAGTAACCATCAAATCCCAGCATTCAAAAGCTTTCTTCAGAGATCCTTCTTTGGAGTATGCATCTATCATACTTGTATATATTACATTATCAGGTCTCAATCCTTGATCATGCATATTTTTTAAGACATCAAAAAATGTTTTCCTGTCTGGCTGCTTTAGAGCACCGTCGATAAGAACAGCATGGCAAACCAGATCCATGTTGATTCCTCTTTGAATCATTTCACAAGAAGCACTCAGTGCTTCCACCAATCTTCCTTCCTGGCAATAGCCATGTAGAAGTGCACTATAGCACATCTCATTTAACTTTACTTTCTGCTTGTGAAGAGCATCAATAAAATCTCCAGCTTCAGAAACCCTACCATTAGAGCAAAGGCCACTGATAAGAGGTCTATAGGTATATGTGTCAGGGACAAGGCCCTTTTGAAGCATGTCTTCAAGCAATTCAAAGGCTTTATCAATGTTGTTATCCCTACAATACCCTTCAATCAACACATTATATGTTACCTCAGTTGGCTTGATTTTCCTTTCAAGCAAATCATCAAAAAGTTTGGATGCTTCTGCCATATTATTAGTGCTGCAAAGCCCAGAAATAAGTGCTGTGAAAGTATAAATGTTTGGAGTAACTCCTTTCTCAATCATCTCATTATATAGCTCAAATGATTTTAGTAGTTGTAGGTTTTTGCAATAAGCACTAATCAATGACGTAAAAGTTGTAGCAGTTGGCTCCACCCCTTTATTGATCATCTCAGTAAACAGAGACTCGGCTACACTCAAATCCCCGAACTTGCATTGGCCATTTATCAAAGAGTTGTAGGCATATAGAGTTTCTCTTATACCATCTTCTATCATTCTATCAAAATAAGATCTTGCAACATCCAACCTTCCCCTTCTGCAGAAGGAATCAATAAGAATGGAATAAGTAATACCATTGGGATGCAAGTTCATCAAACTCATATTATTATAAAGCAACTCTGCCTTATCAAAATCTCCACCTTTGCACAAAGAATTGATCAATGCGTTATAAACAAACAAATTCGGCACAAAACCAGACCTCCCTACCTTAACTACCAACTCATAAGCATCATCAATCTTTCCCTGCTTTCTCAATCCATCTACTAACCCCGACACAGCAGCTTCGGATGGAGCAAGCCCCAATTCAACCATATCATCCATAAGCTGAATTCCAGCCTCAAATTGCTGCACCCTACAAAAACCAAGCACTAATGTACAGTATGTAACAACATCACCTTCTAAACCCTTTACCCTCAACGATCTTTTAACCTCAACAGCTTCCCAAACTCTATCACCCTTGCAAAGCCCATGAATCAAGACATTGTAAGTTACAACACTCAAAGCAAACCTATTAGATTCCATCCAGAGAATCTTCTCCTTAGCCCTACAAAAATCTTTCAATTCGCAGAGACTCCGAACCACAGCGGAGCAAGTATAAGGATCAGGTCGAACACCCGCATTCACAGACTGATCAAACAAT
Encoded here:
- the LOC137830140 gene encoding uncharacterized protein, with product MELTWLSAILVGAGYLALGYFIGSQYPPTFLFSRKLLAKRNDATLLNDTDNKKRNSKSKLKDPLQIEQLADILDDFKMILVVRNDLKMGKGKIAAQCSHATLGLYKKLLHRAPKALNRWEMSAQPKVVVKIESEEDMLALQERAKSLKLPTHITIDAGRTQIAPNSRTVMSILGPVEVVDEVTGGLKLL
- the LOC137831206 gene encoding putative pentatricopeptide repeat-containing protein At5g59900; this encodes MKLRVVRAALPAAATTTPFLHRLFSASKLDDENDGHFVSLLCDIVRGKQSWKVALSDASISSALRPHHVEQVLINTLDDSKLALRFFNFLGLHKNMNHSTASFAILVHALVQCRLFWPANSLLHTLLLRGSPPNYVFSHFLHSYKHCKFASTLGFDLLVQSYVLSSRVSDAVVVVQLMFANALLPEVRTLSSLLNGLLRVRKFITVCELFDQSVNAGVRPDPYTCSAVVRSLCELKDFCRAKEKILWMESNRFALSVVTYNVLIHGLCKGDRVWEAVEVKRSLRVKGLEGDVVTYCTLVLGFCRVQQFEAGIQLMDDMVELGLAPSEAAVSGLVDGLRKQGKIDDAYELVVKVGRSGFVPNLFVYNALINSLCKGGDFDKAELLYNNMSLMNLHPNGITYSILIDSFCRRGRLDVARSYFDRMIEDGIRETLYAYNSLINGQCKFGDLSVAESLFTEMINKGVEPTATTFTSLISAYCKNLQLLKSFELYNEMIEKGVTPNIYTFTALISGLCSTNNMAEASKLFDDLLERKIKPTEVTYNVLIEGYCRDNNIDKAFELLEDMLQKGLVPDTYTYRPLISGLCSNGRVSEAGDFIDALHKQKVKLNEMCYSALLHGYCQEGRLVEALSASCEMIQRGINMDLVCHAVLIDGALKQPDRKTFFDVLKNMHDQGLRPDNVIYTSMIDAYSKEGSLKKAFECWDLMVTEECFPNVVTYTALMNGLCKAGEIDRAGLLFKKMQAANVPPNSITYGCFLDNLTKEGYMKEATGLHHAMLKGLLANTVTYNIIIRGFCRLGRFHEATEVLSEMTENGIFPDCVTYSTLIYEYCRSGNVGAAVKLWDTMLKKGLKPDLVAYNLLIYGCCVNGELDKAFELRDDMLRRGMTPRQNLRELQKGEDKSTS